A DNA window from Lachancea thermotolerans CBS 6340 chromosome G complete sequence contains the following coding sequences:
- the SPT2 gene encoding Spt2p (weakly similar to uniprot|P06843 Saccharomyces cerevisiae YER161c SPT2 multifunctional HMG-like chromatin protein) gives MSFLAKLSQLRKKPATKPGEKTMDKSPKPVSGVILDPLRSESSLLPQKYVREEDPAIRRLKELRRKEQLKNAPKNKPGAPSSRKKKDENSATATETKFRRKVGQSTKPQRPVAPVRREPLKKLSFDELMKEAEKKASDPSTDSKAPSAQKATSSIAKPIKLNKPGFNKGARRTPAAAPVSKPRERKEPTVKLKQLSIPKSSIAQPGEKLRKKLDSIKKKRQGEAYGYEDEEDLDDFIEDDEEEEGFNRDEIWAIFNKGKKRRNFENDYDSDDMEANEMEILEEEERATKMARLEDKQEEEWLKRHEQEKRRKFVRP, from the coding sequence CTCCAAAACCCGTTTCAGGTGTAATACTTGATCCACTTAGAAGCGAGAGCTCTCTCCTTCCTCAAAAGTATGTTAGAGAGGAAGACCCTGCTATTAGAAGACTGAAGGAGCTTCGACGGAAAGAACAGTTGAAAAACGCGCCCAAGAACAAACCTGGTGCACCTTCTAgtagaaagaaaaaggatgAAAACTCCGCAACAGCTACAGAGACCAAGTTCCGGAGAAAAGTGGGTCAGTCTACTAAGCCGCAAAGACCAGTGGCGCCTGTTAGGAGGGAACCTCTCAAGAAACTTAGcttcgatgagcttatGAAGGAAGCAGAAAAGAAGGCAAGCGACCCCTCCActgattcaaaagcaccTTCTGCTCAGAAAGCCACTTCTTCGATTGCTAAGCCCATTAAGTTGAATAAGCCCGGCTTTAATAAGGGCGCTAGACGTACCCCCGCCGCAGCTCCAGTTAGCAAGCCACGTGAACGGAAGGAACCGACAGTGAAACTTAAACAGCTCTCGATTCCAAAGTCTTCAATCGCTCAGCCTGGCGAAAAGCTACGCAAGAAGTTGGAttccatcaaaaagaagcgcCAGGGAGAGGCTTATGGGtacgaagatgaagaggactTAGATGATTTCAttgaggacgacgaggaagaggaaggaTTTAACCGCGACGAGATTTGGGCAATCTTTAACAAGGGGAAGAAAAGGCGGAACTTCGAAAACGACTATGATTCCGATGATATGGAGGCCAATGAAATGGAGATTttagaggaagaagaacgcGCAACAAAAATGGCTAGGTTGGAAGATaagcaggaagaagaatggCTTAAGAGACAcgaacaagaaaagagacGAAAATTTGTCAGGCCATGA
- the VTC5 gene encoding Vtc5p (similar to uniprot|P38966 Saccharomyces cerevisiae YDR089W Hypothetical ORF) yields the protein MKFGSQIHDRSVPEWRLNNIDYKHLKEVVKKATTLRPDKEPAASLEEDKELQGLYRAFQTQCRSVNAFTSLKIKETSTRLVSVESSILRLQQRADLPSQKRKRQLALIGSHLDHCNMELLRICRFLILQKIALRKLLKKFLKYYPYGKETAEQFVKRLKSSPELTEGEDGISFVKVDLDPYLLEVSLVVDVLQELEQGETGSSKGLVREGSSGETPGKFRGVDFSSKSIPTDTDLTFDSAFLGKATRLQSFLVSGEDVSQVKFLLLQMGFHVVDDDMLIASQKSVKNSSPANLNNLASSQGPRAVKSFHDLQVALNQHQNAASPKISDIKSSQNIDITLLDSDPMPIILANEAANQHPTMIVTGFKASKCIIMCHVGGLRNHIVSDNVPVGTLSNALPGKELEDTSSSEADTTALSSIRNACLEWIRSHDMKPVGPLISTKRTRFTKNIEKGESQTYLVCIDEDIALDRKHKVPYAFVEIRRLPSGPDTSQGKDQDEEVVTGLIEKLLETKSSTFPLRKDQTLWKLLYLAHSAQDIEAALIETVNPSLTHFSNEALFEAGSKELSDVTAAKRRKSGTISSHRKRDVLRKDKSSSPDPQPKPRIRYWNEFDDGDEAYDGYQSFGSNDEESQVRGSVDNGFIVFNKNFINTMYSFSERFKDFISFSGRSSERRPLLADSLRGPSLNSVTTSSTSYTGVSAERDYDRYLDFTKQQTDSDSLYETKHDLVITFFYLSSLLISCITSGISLGIVASIFRELNDDILLGPGPGLVTIIIVTLLVSLLLSCTSLLLLFSRFQMAPWWHYVGCFLIFLVVACTVCYGLIEIFL from the coding sequence ATGAAGTTCGGGTCTCAGATCCACGATAGATCTGTGCCAGAATGGCGACTCAATAACATCGATTACAAGCATCTCAAGGAGGTCGTAAAGAAAGCGACCACATTGCGCCCTGATAAGGAGCCGGCGGCGAGCCTCGAGGAGGACAAGGAGTTGCAGGGGCTCTACCGCGCATTCCAAACACAGTGCCGCAGCGTGAACGCTTTCACGAGTCTGAAGATCAAAGAGACATCCACACGGCTTGTTTCTGTGGAGTCGTCGATCCTTAGGCTCCAGCAGCGGGCGGACCTCCCTTCCCAGAAGCGCAAGCGGCAGCTGGCTCTCATTGGGTCCCATCTCGACCACTGCAATATGGAGCTGCTGAGAATTTGCCGGTTTTTGATTCTCCAGAAGATTGCACTACggaagctgctcaaaaagtttTTAAAGTACTACCCTTACGGAAAGGAGACGGCCGAGCAGTTTGTGAAGCgcctcaaaagctctcccGAGCTCACGGAGGGGGAAGACGGCATCTCCTTCGTCAAGGTGGATCTGGATCCGTACTTGCTCGAAGTATCGCTGGTGGTTGATGTGTTgcaagagctggagcagggTGAGACGGGATCGTCGAAGGGACTAGTCCGCGAAGGTTCCTCAGGTGAAACGCCTGGCAAATTTCGGGGAGTTgacttttcttcaaaatccatACCTACTGATACAGACCTAACCTTTGATAGCGCCTTTTTAGGAAAGGCAACACGATTACAATCTTTCCTTGTGTCAGGGGAAGACGTATCTCAAGTGAAGTTTCTCCTGCTTCAAATGGGCTttcatgttgttgatgacgACATGCTAATTGCCTCCCAAAAGAgcgtcaaaaactcaagTCCTGCTAACCTGAACAATTTAGCCTCTAGTCAGGGTCCCCGTGCTGTTAAATCGTTTCACGATTTACAAGTTGCATTGAACCAGCATCAAAACGCTGCGTCTCCTAAAATCAGCGACATCAAAAGCTCCCAAAATATCGATATAACGCTGTTGGATTCCGACCCCATGCCTATCATCCTGGCAAACGAAGCTGCCAACCAACATCCTACCATGATAGTAACAGGATTCAAGGCAAGCAAGTGTATCATCATGTGTCATGTTGGAGGACTCAGGAACCATATAGTTTCAGATAACGTTCCTGTTGGCACACTATCCAACGCGCTACCTGGAAAGGAATTGGAGGACACCAGTTCTTCAGAAGCAGATACAACTGCTCTAAGTTCAATAAGGAATGCCTGTTTGGAATGGATAAGATCTCATGACATGAAACCAGTGGGCCCCCTCATTTCTACAAAGAGGACAAGATTTACTAAAAACATTGAAAAAGGGGAATCACAAACATACTTGGTTTGCATTGATGAAGACATAGCGCTGGACAGAAAACACAAGGTCCCGTATGCGTTTGTTGAAATTAGAAGGCTGCCTTCTGGTCCAGATACTAGTCAAGGCAAAGAccaggatgaagaagttgtcacGGGTTTAATTGAAAAGTTACTAGAGACCAAGTCCTCAACTTTtcctttgagaaaagaTCAAACACTCTGGAAGCTGCTTTACTTGGCCCATAGTGCACAAGATATCGAGGCAGCTTTGATCGAAACTGTAAATCCTTCCTTAACCCATTTCAGCAACGAGGccctctttgaagctggctCGAAAGAGCTATCTGATGTTACAGCAGCAAAACGCAGAAAGTCTGGAACCATTTCAAGTCACAGGAAAAGGGATGTGTTGAGAAAAGAcaaatcttcttctcctgaTCCACAGCCCAAGCCAAGAATAAGATATTGGAATGAATTCGATGACGGTGATGAAGCATACGACGGCTACCAATCGTTTGGTAGTAATGATGAGGAGTCCCAAGTTAGGGGTTCCGTGGACAATGGCTTCATAGTCTTTAACAAGAACTTCATCAACACGATGTACAGCTTTTCAGAGCGCTTTAAGGACTTTATCAGTTTTTCAGGACGctcttctgaaagaagGCCGTTGTTGGCAGATAGCTTACGTGGTCCCTCTCTTAATAGTGTTACCACCTCGAGCACTTCTTACACCGGTGTTAGTGCCGAAAGAGACTATGATAGGTACCTGGACTTTACAAAGCAACAGACGGACTCGGATTCTTTATATGAAACGAAGCATGACTTGGTCATTACGTTTTTTTATCTGTCATCTCTACTAATTTCCTGCATCACTTCAGGCATCTCGCTGGGTATTGTTGCCTCAATATTCCGCGAATTAAACGACGACATCTTATTAGGGCCAGGCCCGGGACTTGTTACTATAATTATTGTTACACTTTTGGTGTCAttgcttttgagctgcACTAGTCTGTTGTTGTTATTCAGCCGATTCCAGATGGCTCCTTGGTGGCATTATGTtggctgctttttgatctttttaGTTGTTGCATGCACCGTTTGTTATGGGCTCATTGAAATCTTTCTTTAA